Genomic DNA from Candidatus Kapaibacterium sp.:
GCCGCTACCGCTGGCGAGGTGCTCACAGTGGTCACCTCTCTGCCGTTTTCCTCAGGAAGCGCCCGAGTTCTCCTTGCCGATGAGTATGGCAACGACTTGCCCGGAGGCGAGCGGGTTATCTCCCTCAATGGCCCACGGCTTAGCTTCTCGGTAACAGTCCCTGCTAACTATATCGGCACGCGCCTCTCCATTCGCCTCTACGCAGTAGAGTCTAACCGGCAACGTGCGGTCATGGGAGGGGCACACGTCAGCACAGGTGCTGTTATTCTGGGGGAAATCCAGACCTCACCTTCACCGCCAGTAGCCGGTCAGCCTCTGGCATTGCGCATTCCCATCCGCAGCCGTACTGCTATCCAGAGTGTGACCGCCACTGTCAACATTGCCTTCCCTGACGGTACTACAAGCTCTTTGGGACCTATGCCCTGTCAACTCGTTAGCGCCGAGGTGTACCAGACCGAGCCTCCCATCTCGGCAGCGCTCATACGGGCTGGGGCAGAGATTAGGGCAGTGTTTACGGTCCTTCTGAGCACAGGGCAGAGCATTAGCTCTCCTATGGCCATCTTCTCGGTCCCAGGGATTGCGGACCCAGCGGTTGTCCAGCCCTTAGCAGGAGACAGCTTACGCACGGCCACCCCATGGCTGCGCTGTGTCCCAACAGCACAGGGAGCACATCTTCAGGTCCACCTCTACAACTGGCGGGAAACCCCTGCAGGCAACGTCTTGGTCCGTCTGTGGCGCTCCATGCCGAACGGTCCCCCGCAACTACTGGCTGAGCAGCGTGTGGACATCCCCGGCAACGGCAGCACGGACTGGCTCTTGCGTCCACCCAGAGCTCTACAGAAGGCCTATCTCCTCTGCGAAGTCGCTAGCGATAGTCTCTCTACCGGGGGTGATCGGTTAGCGAGCAACAATCGGGCTGGAGATAGTCTTCTACTGGGCTGCTTTGCACTCTTGCCGTCCGTTGGTACTACCGACAATGGCCTGCAGCACTCCCCTGTTGGGATTGAGGGGATAGCGACTGTTGCCGTCCTCCCTGCTCAAGCTCCGGCGGCTACCGCGCTCCTGTGGATTGAGACCCTCCCCTCCACTCGGACTGTACAGCCGAACGTCCATCTCGTACGTCTTGCCGATAGTTCTGCCGCTGTGGCAGTGACGGTCTCTTCTCCAACCACGGTCGTAGCAACATTGCAGCTGTGGTACCTGCCACAGGACACCGCGCTCGTCCATGGCCTACCGGCCATCTACCGCAAACATAGCCGCTTAGACCTCTGGGAACGCCTCCCCACCCAGCAGATTGGTCCTGGCGTTGTGCAAGCTTCCGTAGTACTTCCTGGCATCTTCGCCGTTGCGACAAGCTCAGACCGGCGTCCTCCCCAAGTTCGGATAACAGCGGAAGGACGAGCTCTCCCGGCTCGGACTGTCCTCTCGGCGAATCCCCGAATCAGCATCGTTGGCATAGATGAAAATGGGGTCTCCACCGACACCTCTACCATCCGCTTGACACTGAACGGACAACCCGTACCCGTCCAGCAGCTCAGCATCTCAGACAGTGCCCAGACACCGACTGCCACCAGCATCAGCTACCGTCCTCAGCTCCAGAGTGGGACCCATATCTTGTGTGCCACGCTCGTAGACTGCAACGGTAATCCCAGCGAACGCACCTGCATCCAGATGGAAGTCTCCACACAGCTCGACCTGCGGTTGCTAGGGACCTATCCGAATCCTTTCCGCGAGGAGATGTTCATCGCCTACGAGCTGCTGGGGACAAGCAGCGTCGACGAGGTAGAGCTCCGACTATACACTGCTTCGGGACGCTGCATCCGCCGGATGGTCTTCCCAACGACTTCCCCCGCGGAGGCCTTCGGATTCTTACGCGGCGGGACCGGAATCCCGACAATGCCAGGATACCATGAAATCTGGTGGGACGGCATGGACAACGAAGGCCGTCCTGTAGCAAATGGGATCTACTTCTACCGACTCCGTGTCCGGTCGGGTGACACCATTGTGGAGCGACGCGGCAGTGTGGCGCGGGTTCGCTAAGTGTATCGTAGTCCTCGGGGCCAGCATCCAACTATGGGCCGAAGAGGAGCGGTATGCCGCCGCCTTCCTCGAAATCCCCTTGGGAGCCCGGGCCCTCGGCCTCGGTACAGCCTTCACTGCTATTGCAGACGATGCCTGGGGATTCTACTGGAATCCAGCAGGCACAGCACTGACACCCCCAACAGTGCTCGTAGCCGGGATGTACAGCTCGCAGTACGGGGCAATTGGATCACCACTGGCCCACTTCTTCCACACTGGACTGCTCCTGCCTATCTCCGGACTACGGGTTGGGGTCCACTGGGTCCGGTTCACCGCCCCTGACTTACGGGCGTATCCCGACCTGACGCGTGTCCTCTCTCCCCAGGAGCGGGAGGAGCTTGTACGGCGTGCGAGTGCTGGGGACTTCATCCCGAATGCGGATGAGGCCATCTGGATCGTGCTCGCCCGACTCCTCGTGGTACCAGTGGACTTCGGTTGGCTACGCTTCCAAGTGCCGGTCGAGTTCCCCGTAGGACTGAACATTAAGCTCCTCCACGAGCAGATTGCCGAACACCGTGCCTCGGGCATCGGGGTGGACGTTGGCGCTATGCTGCGCGTCAACCTCAAGGACATTGCCTTTGACGAGCGCTGGCCACGCCTCTCGCTTGGGGTCAATGTGCGAGACCTTGGTGGAACACGGCTGCTTTGGACCACCCAGCGACCGCACCGTATCCCTCCCTCCGTCTCCTGGGGAGTGGCATTGACACAGCCCTTGGAGGCATGGAAACTAGAACTGACGCTGGGGTATAGCCGTGACGAGCGCTACGGAGGGCATAACAACTACGGCATTGAAGTCCTCTATCGCCGTAGTTTTGCCCTCCGGGCCGGCACGTACCGCTCAGTGCTGACCCTTGGGGCCGGGGTTGACGCCGGCGTTCTGACAGCTGACTACGGCTTCCTGGCAGACTCAGACACACAACTGGGGAATGTCCACCGCCTGGGCATATGTCTCCGTTTAGAGCCTCTGCTGAAGCGATTGCAATGAGCCTCGCCGGCATTGTGCTCGGATGGCTCGTGCTGATAGGGTGTAACGATGCTACTACGCTCCCTGAACCGATGTTGCCCGC
This window encodes:
- a CDS encoding UPF0164 family protein, encoding MWRGFAKCIVVLGASIQLWAEEERYAAAFLEIPLGARALGLGTAFTAIADDAWGFYWNPAGTALTPPTVLVAGMYSSQYGAIGSPLAHFFHTGLLLPISGLRVGVHWVRFTAPDLRAYPDLTRVLSPQEREELVRRASAGDFIPNADEAIWIVLARLLVVPVDFGWLRFQVPVEFPVGLNIKLLHEQIAEHRASGIGVDVGAMLRVNLKDIAFDERWPRLSLGVNVRDLGGTRLLWTTQRPHRIPPSVSWGVALTQPLEAWKLELTLGYSRDERYGGHNNYGIEVLYRRSFALRAGTYRSVLTLGAGVDAGVLTADYGFLADSDTQLGNVHRLGICLRLEPLLKRLQ